Proteins encoded within one genomic window of Psilocybe cubensis strain MGC-MH-2018 chromosome 2, whole genome shotgun sequence:
- a CDS encoding Sorting nexin-3, which yields MATTVSPFARSSAFEESLLSAREQTIEEMYSVPESFLEIEVRNPQTHGFGRKMYTDYEIVCKTNIPAFKLRHSLVRRRYSDFEAFRDILEHESTRVNIPPLPGKVFTNRFSDEVIESRREGLERFLSIVAGHPLLQTGSKVLCAFLQDPAWDRAQWV from the exons ATGGCGACAACAGTGTCCCCTTTTGCTCGCAGTTCTGCGTTTGAAGAGAGTCTTTTATCTGCGAGGGAGCAGACG ATTGAAGAAATGTACAGTGTCCCAGAGAGTTTCTTGGAGATTGAGGTCAGGAATCCGCAGACACATG GTTTTGGAAGGAAAATGTACACCGATTACGAAATTGTGTGCAAG ACCAACATCCCTGCTTTTAAGCTGCGCCATTCGCTTGTTCGCAGGCGATACTCCGATTTCGAGGCCTTTCGAGATATCCTGGAGCACGAATCTACCCGTGTCAACATCCCCCCTCTCCCAGGAAAAGTCTTTACCAACCGCTTCTCTGATGAGGTCATCGAGAGTCGGCGTGAGGGGCTCGAAAGGTTCTTGAGCATTGTAGCTGGGCACCCTCTTCTGCAG ACTGGAAGCAAGGTTTTGTGTGCTTTCCTTCAAGACCCTGCCTGGGACAGGGCCCAATGGGTGTAA
- a CDS encoding Phosphoribosylformylglycinamidine synthase — translation MLVLPGSSSVSKPKLETLLGSIQQKCARIASVDAVWLHLVQCKGSQQEEDLRNITSNYKSLLDRLLTYGDYSSFPGTLDAIAQAKNVAYVLPRPGSVSPWSSKATDIAILCRLDGHVERIERGNVFVFTTRDGQAITEQEVATFSHLLHDRMTQSIGLSPPVESQIFFHNEPKPLRIVDLQSASDAKAKLVSANVELGLALAPAEIDYLIDAYATMGRDPTDAELFMFAQVNSEHCRHKIFNASWTIDDNLRSNSLFQMIRNTEKISSKGTISAYSDNAAVLEGHSAPRFSASTSDHVYGAKKEDMPILIKVETHNHPTAVSPYPGAATGSGGEIRDEGAVGRGSKPKAGLAGFTVSNLLIPGFEQPWETDFGRPTHIASALDIMIEGPLGASAFNNEFGRPALTGYFRTFSESVPLSLDGQEREVRGYHKPIMIAGGYGNVRPQFSKKTGIKAGSKIVVLGGPGLLIGLGGGAASSQVSGASSAELDFASVQRDNAEMQRRCQQVIDACVSAEVNPIESIHDVGAGGLSNALPELVHDSDLGAIFEIRDVLVADSSMSPMEIWCNESQERYVLAVANDRVDDFVAIAKRERCPFSIVGVATEEQELIVTDRLLKKDVIRLKMSTLFGKAPKMQRRDTTRKIDRAEFDSSLVTLLPDVAHLSERLPQAVERVLRLPSVGSKSFLITIGDRTITGLVTRDQMVGPWQVPVADVAVTRSSYGFDVQCGEAMAMGERTPLALLNAGASARMAVAESLTNLVAAHVGDISNIKLSANWMCAASKEGEGAALYEAVQAIGMDLCPALGVGIPVGKDSMSMSMKWREGTQQKEVSAPLSLIITAFSPVTDIRNTWTPQIRTDIGEPTSLVFFDLAHGKQRLGGSALAQVFKEIGAEAPDVEDPAVLKAFFTACQNIKANHPDLVLAYHDRSDGGLFTTIAEMAFAGRVGVEVSLDAVHSTRDPISTLFNEELGAVVQVRQSQLDELIAAFNNANFPSTSIHVIASVKSPSDETITIIYQGQNFYSAQRADLQKLWSETSFRMQSIRDNATGAAQEYALISDKSHTGLFYDLTFTPSPMPNFVSRPKVAILREQGVNGQVEMAWSFTAAGFDAVDVHMSDILSGKVSLVGFRGLAACGGFSYGDVLGAGKGWANSALLNEVARREFADFFANESTFALAVCNGCQFLSHLREIIPGTENWPEFKPNQSERFEGRVSMVEIVENDITRKSVFLSDMAGSKLPVAVAHGEGRAAFANDTQKDSLHADGLVAIRYIDSQGRPTEVYPLNPNGSPAGVTGVQTPNGRVLAMMPHPERVAAMESNSWYPQSLKESWKGTEREEMVQLKCHDPTHFNMSGTSYSVLFPVEQPPRESGCGSFSSKDYWASPFVGSLEGLQPDSFASSLRKLPSSRDEIFHVIENSDTEWPSLLDFVEKYSALISSRAQHVQGLNRKIQDFIDTKVYEAKLPAYWGNLISNNASTSVRHGYTREEIDEAFLYLELEVRDMGKFCAAFAQFFQPGRVENLKPISIADQMIPLIVTIAKDGKECDLIVKDYYASKVKRSLYIIMGHQTQLSQTPATAFSGSLLILEVV, via the exons ATGCTGGTGCTTCCAGGTTCCTCTTCTGTCTCAAAACCGAAGCTCGAGACACTCCTAGGAAGCATCCAACAAAAATGTGCAAGGATCGCGTCCGTTGACGCTGTCTGGCTTCATCTCGTTCAATGCAAAGGCTCTCAGCAAGAGGAGGACCTCAGGAATATCACTTCCAACTATAAATCTTTGCTTGATCGCCTCTTGACATACGGCGATTACTCTTCTTTCCCCGGAACGTTGGACGCGATCGCACAGGCAAAAAATGTGGCTTACGTCCTACCAAGGCCAGGATCCGTTTCACCGTGGTCGAGCAAGGCCACAGATATCGCTATTCTGTGCAGACTGGACGGTCATGTGGAGAGGATTGAGCGGGGCAACGTGTTTGTGTTCACGACAAGGGACGGACAGGCTATCACAGAACAGGAGGTCGCGACGTTCTCTCACCTGCTTCACGACCGTATGACACAGTCTATCGGGCTTTCACCACCCGTTGAATCCCAAATATTCTTCCACAATGAGCCCAAGCCTCTCCGCATCGTCGATCTCCAATCCGCCTCGGATGCTAAAGCCAAACTGGTCTCAGCGAACGTCGAGTTGGGACTGGCGTTGGCCCCCGCAGAGATTGACTATCTCATTGACGCGTACGCCACGATGGGTCGTGACCCTACCGACGCCGAACTGTTCATGTTCGCGCAGGTCAACTCGGAACATTGTCGCCATAAAATTTTCAATGCTTCATGGACTATTGATGACAATCTGCGCTCTAACTCACTGTTCCAAATGATTCGCAACACCGAGAAGATCAGCAGCAAAGGGACGATCTCTGCCTACTCTGACAACGCAGCTGTGCTCGAAGGACATTCGGCCCCTCGATTCAGTGCTTCTACTTCTGATCATGTCTACGGAGCCAAGAAAGAAGATATGCCCATCCTCATCAAAGTGGAAACCCATAACCATCCTACTGCGGTATCTCCCTATCCTGGCGCAGCTACCGGTTCAGGTGGCGAGATTCGCGACGAAGGTGCTGTCGGACGGGGATCAAAACCAAAAGCTGGCCTTGCTGGATTTACCGTCTCCAATCTTCTCATTCCTGGCTTCGAGCAGCCTTGGGAAACCGATTTCGGCCGCCCTACGCACATCGCCTCAGCGCTTGACATCATGATCGAAGGACCCTTGGGAGCTAGCGCGTTCAACAACGAGTTCGGGCGACCAGCGTTGACGGGCTACTTCCGCACTTTCTCGGAGAGCgtccccctctccctcgaTGGCCAAGAGCGCGAGGTTAGAGGGTATCACAAACCCATCATGATCGCCGGAGGATACGGAAACGTTCGtccacaattttcaaagaagaCGGGAATCAAGGCTGGTTCGAAGATCGTCGTGCTGGGAGGTCCAGGTCTGCTCATCGGCTTGGGAGGAGGTGCTGCTTCCAGCCAGGTTTCTGGTGCGAGTTCAGCCGAGCTCGATTTTGCCTCGGTACAGAGGGACAATGCAGAGATGCAACGTCGGTGTCAACAAGTCATCGACGCGTGCGTGAGCGCCGAGGTCAATCCGATCGAGAGTATCCACGACGTCGGCGCTGGAGGGCTGTCCAATGCTCTTCCTGAGTTGGTGCATGACTCGGATTTGGGCGCGATTTTCGAGATTAGAGATGTTCTCGTGGCGGACTCGTCGATGTCCCCTATGGAGATCTGGTGTAACGAGAGCCAGGAACGGTATGTTTTGGCTGTCGCCAACGACCGCGTTGACGACTTTGTGGCGATTGCAAAGAGGGAGAGATGTCCGTTCTCCATCGTCGGTGTCGCGACTGAGGAACAGGAGCTCATCGTTACGGACCGTTTGCTCAAGAAAGACGTCATTAGGCTGAAGATGTCGACTCTTTTTGGAAAGGCGCCAAAAATGCAGAGGCGGGACACCACACGCAAAATTGATCGCGCAGAGTTTGATTCTTCCCTCGTCACATTGCTTCCCGATGTCGCCCACCTCTCAGAGCGTCTTCCTCAGGCTGTGGAACGAGTTCTTCGTCTTCCCTCTGTAGGCTCCAAGTCTTTCCTCATCACCATTGGCGACCGCACAATCACGGGTCTTGTCACAAGAGACCAGATGGTGGGCCCGTGGCAAGTTCCTGTCGCTGACGTCGCCGTCACCCGCTCTTCATATGGCTTTGATGTTCAATGTGGAGAGGCTATGGCCATGGGTGAACGCACTCCTCTTGCATTGCTAAACGCGGGTGCTTCCGCTAGGATGGCCGTCGCAGAATCTCTTACCAACCTCGTCGCTGCTCATGTTGGAGACATCTCCAATATTAAACTGAGTGCCAACTGGATGTGCGCCGCTTCGAAGGAAGGCGAAGGTGCTGCGTTGTATGAGGCTGTCCAAGCTATCGGTATGGATCTGTGCCCTGCTTTGGGTGTCGGAATCCCCGTGGGCAAGGATTCCATGTCGATGTCTATGAAATGGCGCGAGGGAACCCAGCAGAAGGAAGTCAGCGCGCCTTTGTCGTTGATCATTACGGCCTTCTCTCCCGTTACCGACATTCGCAACACGTGGACTCCCCAGATCCGCACCGACATTGGCGAACCAACAAGTCTCGTCTTCTTTGACCTTGCCCATGGGAAGCAGCGCCTGGGTGGATCGGCGCTGGCGCAAGTCTTCAAAGAGATTGGTGCTGAAGCACCCGATGTCGAGGACCCCGCCGTCCTCAAGGCCTTCTTCACTGCGTGCCAGAATATCAAAGCGAACCATCCAGATTTGGTTTTGGCCTATCACGATCGTTCCGATGGTGGGCTGTTCACCACCATCGCCGAGATGGCTTTCGCTGGTCGTGTTGGCGTTGAAGTTTCTCTTGATGCTGTTCACTCTACTCGTGATCCTATTTCAACTTTGTTCAACGAGGAGTTGGGCGCTGTCGTCCAAGTCCGTCAGTCGCAGCTCGATGAACTTATCGCTGCTTTCAACAATGCGAATTTCCCTTCCACTTCCATCCATGTCATCGCCAGTGTGAAATCACCATCTGACGAGACGATCACAATAATCTATCAAGGCCAGAACTTTTACAGCGCACAGAGGGCTGACCTCCAGAAGCTATGGTCTGAAACCTCGTTCAGAATGCAATCCATTCGAGACAACGCCACTGGTGCTGCCCAGGAATACGCTCTCATCAGCGATAAGTCGCATACTGGTCTCTTCTATGATTTGACGTTTACTCCCTCGCCCATGCCCAATTTCGTCAGCCGCCCAAAGGTCGCTATTCTGCGCGAGCAAGGTGTCAACGGTCAGGTGGAAATGGCGTGGTCGTTCACCGCTGCTGGCTTTGACGCCGTTGACGTCCACATGTCGGATATTCTCAGCGGCAAGGTCAGTCTCGTCGGTTTCAGAGGTCTCGCTGCATGCGGTGGGTTTTCGTACGGAGATGTTCTCGGAGCTGGCAAGGGATGGGCTAACTCTGCGCTGCTCAACGAAGTCGCACGTCGTGAGTTTGCCGATTTCTTTGCCAACGAAAGTACATTCGCCCTGGCAGTGTGCAATGGTTGTCAGTTCCTCAGCCACCTGCGCGAGATCATCCCTGGGACGGAGAACTGGCCCGAGTTTAAACCTAACCAGAGCGAGCGCTTTGAAGGTCGTGTGTCTATGGTGGAGATCGTCGAGAACGACATCACCCGCAAATCCGTATTTTTGTCTGATATGGCTGGATCGAAGCTGCCTGTAGCCGTCGCTCATGGAGAAGGAAGGGCGGCATTCGCAAACGATACGCAGAAGGATTCTCTGCATGCGGATGGCCTCGTTGCTATCCGGTATATCGACTCTCAGGGGCGACCTACAGAAGTGTACCCCTTGAATCCAAATGGAAGTCCAGCTGGGGTTACTGGAGTGCAGACGCCGAACGGGCGTGTTCTAGCTATGATGCCTCACCCAGAGCGTGTGGCAGCTATGGAGAgcaacagttggtatccccAGTCGTTGAAGGAATCTTGGAAGGGAACGG AACGCGAGGAGATGGTGCAATTAAAATGCCATG ATCCCACTCATTTCAATATGAGCGGTACATCATATTCTGTCCTTTTTCCTGTCGAACAACCTCCACGGGAATCAGGATGCGGCTCGTTCTCTAGTAAAGACTATTGGGCTTCTCCATTCGTGGGGTCTCTGGAAGGCTTGCAACCCG ACAGTTTTGCATCAAGTCTCAGAAAGCTCCCTTCAAGCCGAGACGAAATTTTCCACGTCATAGAGAATTCAGACACGGAGTGGCCGTCGCTATTAGACTTTGTGGAGAAGTACTCAGCCCTGATTTCCTCTCGTGCCCAACACGTACAAGGACTCAATAGGAAGATTCAGGACTTCATTGATACTAAAGTCTATGAAGCAAAACTTCCGGCTTATTGGGGGAATCTGATATCGAATAATG CCTCGACGTCTGTCAGACATGGTTACACGCGAGAGGAGATTGATGAAGCTTTCTTATACCTCGAACTTGAGGTGCGAGATATGGGAAAGTTCTGTGCTGC ATTTGCTCAATTCTTTCAGCCTGGCCGTGTAGAAAATTTAAAACCGATATCAATAGCAGACCAAATGATACCCCTCATTGTCACAATCGCAAAAGATGGCAAGGAATGTGACCTTATTGTGAAAGATTATTATGCTTCCAAAGTTAAACGGTCTTTGT ATATCATCATGGGCCATCAAACTCAACTCTCACAGACTCCAGCTACAGCTTTCTCTGGCAGCTTACTTATCCTTGAGGTCGTTTGA